The sequence GCGGGCGCCTCGGCAGGCGCTTCCGCGGGCGGGGGCTCGGCCGCAGGCCCCGGATCGGCCGCAAAACCCAGCGCGGCCCATGCCGCAAGCAACGCCAGTCCGGCCAGCCATACACGAATTCTCATGAGGCCTCCTCCGCTCGCTACTGCTTTCGATCTGTGTGTGGCACGGCGGGCCTTGTCCCGCCGTGCGCCGAGGCACGGCCGGGCAAGACCGGCCGTGCCACACCCGGGGGCGGTTCCGCTTCGGCGGCAAAGGAGCGCTGCCGACTACCCCAGTTTACGAAGCGCCGCGGCCAAGGTCAATGATGCAAGTGGCAACTGACGAGGTGCTCCGGGTCGTCGGCTATGGGAGCCAGCGCGGGGACCTCGACCGGACACCGGTCAAAAGCCGAGGGGCATCGCGGATGGAACGTGCAGCCGGTGGGCGGATTCATGGCGCTCGGCACCTCGCCGCGCGGCACGATGCGTTCGCCCGGCGCGTCCGGATGGCCCTTCGGAATCGCCGACATCAGGCATTTCGTGTACGGATGGAGCGGCTTTTTGTAGAGGGCCCGGCTGGGCGACTGCTCGACGATTCGCCCGAGATACATGACGGCCACGTCGTCGGAGATGTGGCTGACGACCGCCAAGTCGTGGGCGATGAAGAGGTACGCCAGCCCGAGTTCCTCCCGAAGCCGACCGAGAAGGTTCAGAATCTGCGCCTGGATCGAGACGTCCAGGGCGCTGACGGGCTCGTCGCAGACGATGAACTTGGGCTCGAGCGCGAGGGCCCGCGCGATGCCGATCCGCTGGCGCTGGCCTCCCGAAAACTCGTGCGGGTACCGATTGACCAAGGCCGGGTCCAGACCGACGCGCTCCAGGAGGCGGGCGACGCGCTGGTCGCGTTCGCGGCCGCGGGCGATCCCGTGCACCGTAAGCGATTCGCCGACGATTGCACCAACGGTCATCCGCGGGTTCAGGCTGCCGTACGGGTCCTGGAAGATGATCTGCATGTGGCGTCGGAGTCGGCGGAGTTTCTCGGGCGCGAGGTCGAAAACGTTGCGGCCCTCGAAGGTGACGCTGCCCGAGGTCGCCGGAATCAGGCGGAGGATGGTCCGGCCGGTGGTGGTTTTGCCGCAGCCCGATTCGCCCACGAGGCCGAGCGTCCTGGCGCTGCGGATGGCGAAGGAAACCCCGTCCACGGCGCGGACGTGGCCGACCGTCCGGCGCAAGAGGCCGCGGCGGACGGGAAAATGCGTCTTCAGGTCGCGGACCTCCAGGAGACGGTCGCTCGATTTGCGGTTGGCGTCGGCCGTCATGATCGGTAGATCGCCTCCCCTCGGGTTCGCATCTCGGCCAGGCGGTCGCTGTGCCAGCAGGCCGTCCGATGGCCCGGCTTCTTGGACTGGAGCGGCGGGCGCTCGTTCGGACACCTCGCGTCGTCGGCGAGCGGGCACCGCGGGTGGAACGGGCACCCCGGCGGAACGGCGAGCGGGCTCGGCACCGTGCCGGGAATGACGGCGAGCGGCTGGCCGGTCATCTCCAGACTGGGCCGGCTGCGAAACAGGCCGACCGTGTAGGGATGGAGCGGCGCGGCGAAGAGTTCCCGCACGTCGGCCTGCTCGACGATTCGGCCGGCATACATGACGGCGACGGAGTCGGCCGTCTCGGCGACGATGCCCAGGTCGTGCGTGATCATAAGCATGCTCATGCCGCTCGCGCCGCGCAGGTCGCCGAGGAGGTCCAGAATCTGGGCCTGAATGGTGACGTCGAGGGCGGTGGTCGGCTCGTCGGCAATGAGGAGTTCCGGGCCGCACACCAGCGCCATCGCGATCATCACCCGCTGCCGCATCCCGCCCGACATCTGGTGCGGGTACTCCGAGACGCGCTGCTCGGGATCCGGGATGCCGACCTTGCGGAGCATGGCGACGGCCTTGCGCATGGCCTCGGCACGGCCGGCCTTTTCGTGGAGCACGACGGCCTCGGCAATCTGGTCGCCGATGGTGAAGACCGGGTTGAGGCTGGTCATGGGTTCCTGGAAGATCATGGCGATGCGGTTGCCGCGCACCGCACGCATGTCCTCCTCGGAAAGCGTCAGGAGTTCCTTGGAGTCGAGGCGGACGCTGCCGGCCACGATCCGACCGGGCGGGTCGGGGATGAGGCGCAGGATCGAGAGGGCCGTGACGGTCTTTCCGCAACCGGACTCGCCGACGAGCGCGAGCGTCCCGCCGCGCGGAACGTCGAAGGAAACCTCCTCGACGGCGTAGGCGACGCCTTCGTCGGTAAAGAATCGCGTCGTAAGGCCGGAGACGCGGAGGAGAATGTTGTCGGCTTCGGTCACGCGCTGCTCCGTTGCGCGCCCACCAAGGTGGGCGGCTAAATCTTCAATCGCGGGTCGATGGCGTCACGGATGGCCTCGCCCAGGAGATTGTACACGAAAACCGTGAGGAAAATAGCCCCGCCGGCTGACGCCCAGCCCCACCAGTATTCGAGGTGCTGGCGCCCGTCGTTCAGGAGTTCGCCCCAACTGGGGGTCTGGACGAGACCCAGGAACGCCAACGACGCCTCCAGGAACACAGCGCCGGCGATGCCGAAGGTGGCTCCGACCAGGATCGGCGCCATGCCGTTCGGGACGGCGTGCATGAGGAGGAGCCGCCACGTGGGGATGCCGAGCGCGCGGGCAGCCGTGATGTAGTCCTCGCTGCGGATGCGCAGGAGTTCCGCTCGCATGTACCGATAGTACCCCGTCCACCCCGTGACGCCGATGACAAAGACCACGGCCCACAGCGGCGGGACCCACGAGGGCGTGACCGCCAGAATGATGATAATGAGGACAATCTGCGGAATGAACATGAAAACCTCGGCCACTCGCATCAGCACCAGGTCCACCCACCGGCCGAAGTATCCGCTGACGGAACCCAGCGCAATGCCGATGCTTGCGCCGATGCCCACGGCCACGAAGCCGATCGTCATGGCCGTGCGCGCCCCGTACAGGATTCGCAGGACGATATCCTGCCCCAGGCGGTCCGTGCCCAGCGGATGCCGCCAGGAGGGCGCCTCGTCGCGGTGAGCGACCGACTCGTACCCAGGATGGCGCGGGGTGGCAATGAGGGGGAACCAGGCCGACTCGGCCTCGCCGGCCCGCTCGAGGTAGAAACCGTAGCGCCTCTCGGGCTCTCGCCAGGCGACGAGCGAGACGGCAACGGCCAGCCAAATCGCGAGGTGGGCGAGGAAGACCCACCGCCAGCCGCCTGTGCCGGCGCGATGCGCCCCGCGGCGGAGCAGGCGAACCGTGAGCGGCGCGAGGAGCACGAGGGCGAAACCGAGCATCGCCGCATACTCGCCGTTCGAGAGGTAGCGGAAGATCGGCCAGGAGACCTGCCCCTTCTCGACCCAGCGGATGGGCACTTCCCCCGCCAGGAACGGGGCGATGACGGCCAGGAAGGCCAACAGCACGATAACGCCCAGGCTGACCATCGCGGCGGGGCGTTTGCGCAACTGGCGCCACACGATCGCGCCGTACGAGCGGGACCTCGCCAGGGGGGCGGCTTCGGTTGTCGGCAACAGGCTACTCATAGCGCACCCGCGGGTCGGCCCAGGCGTACAGAACGTCTCCAACCAGGAGGAAAACCAGCGTCAGCACGCCGTAAAGAAGGGTCTCAGCCATGATGAGGGCCAGGTCATACGCCTTGGCCGCATCGACCAGGAGAAGGCCCGTCCCCTGGATGCTGAAGATGTACTCGACGATGACGCTGCCTCCGATAAGACCCGGGATGGAGAGCACCAGGGCGGTGATCATCGGCAGCAGGCTGTTACGCAGGGCGTGGTGATAGATCACCCGCTCCTCCGGCAGGCCCTTGGCGCGGGCGGTGCGGACGTAGTCGGCCCGCAGGTTCTCCAGGAGGCTGGCCCGCCCCAGTTTCGCCAGATACGCCAGGCCGCCGTACACCATGCACAGCACGGGCAACGTGGCGTGCCAGAGCGTGTCAACCATGTACGCGGCCCAGCCCATCTCGTCGGCGTTGGGCGAATGGAGCCACGCCACGGGGAACCAACCCAGCCCCACGCCCCCCCTCGCCAGGACACCCAGGAGGAGCGTGCCCGCCAGCGCCTCGGGAACGCTCCAGAGGACAAGGAACAGGGCGCCGGAAGAACGGTCGAAGAACCGCCCCTGGTATCGCGCCGACGCCAGCCCGACCGGGATGGCGATGAAGAAGACCAGGATTTCGGCGATGATGTTCAGGGTGAGCGTAATCGGGATGCGCTCGAGAAACAGGAGCACGGGGTTGCGGCTGCCGCCGCTCGTGCGGAACTTGATGCTCTCGCCGAAGTCGCCCGTGACGAGGTGGCCGAACCAGCGGGCGTACCCGTGGAAGACGCCGATGACCTTGTCGAGGCGGTCGATGCGCCCATCACCGAAGTAGTCGTAGTCCTTCAGGCCGAGGCGCTCGCGGATGCGTTCCGCGTCGGCGTGCATGACCCGGGGGTCGATGTTGCCCGACTGGGCGCGGATCATGGCGGCAATAGGATCCCCCGGCGCCAGGCGCACAATGGCGTAGGCGAGGAACGTGATCCCCAGCAGGGTGGGGATCATCAGCAGCAGCCGTTTGAGGACATACGCCTTCACGGCGTTGCGCGCTCCTTGCCCGGGGGCTCAAAGCCCTGGATCCACCATTCACGGTAATCCAGCCCGAGTTTGTGGATGCGGACGCCCTGGATGCGCGGCGACTGGACGCGCAGGCTCTCGCCGGCCCGCATGAACGTGTACGGCTGCTCCTCGTGGACGATACGATGGAAGCGGTGGTAGAGGGCGTTGCGTCGGGCCGGGTCGAGTTCGGCCCGGGCCTCCTCGATGAGGCGGTCGGCGTCGGCGTTGCGGAAGCCCACATGGTTGGAGCCCCGCCCTTCGATCTGGCTGGAGTGCCAGATCTGGTACGGGTCGTCCTCGACGGTGCCCGTCCAGCCGAGCATGATGGCGTCGTAGTCGCGGTTGTCGAGTTTCGTGACGAACACCGACCACTCGGTGAACCGGCCCACCAGTTCGATGCCCGCGCTGCGGAACTCGGGCTCCAGGAGGCGCACAATGTCGCGGGCCACCGGGTTGGTGGCCGTGGTCGCGAGTTCGAACTGGAGGCGCTTGCCCCGGGCGTCCTCGAGCCATCCGTCGCCGTTGCGGTCCTCCCATCCGGCCTCCTTGAGGAGACGCTGGGCCTCCGGCCGGTCGTACGGCCAGGGCTGGATGGAGGCGTCGTACTGCGGGGCCTGGTTCCAGAACGGCCCCGTGACGGGCCGCCCGATGCCGGAGAAGATGTGCTGGAGGATGCCGTCCCGGTCGATGAGACAGGTCATGGCGCGGCGGACGCGCGGGTCGGCGAACAGCGGACGCGCGTTGTTCCAGGCAATGTACATGTATCCGTTCGCGGGAACCGCGTAGCGGAGCATCTGAAAGGCCTTGCCGGCGTCGGCCCGCTGCCCGAGTTTCACCCACCACTCGGGGATGACGGGCAGATCGTCGAGTTCCCCCGCCAGGAACGCCTGGACGGCCGCCTGGTCTTCCAGGATGAACCGGTACTCGATGCGCTCGATGGCGGGCCGGCCGCCCCAGTAGTTGGGGTTGCGCTCCAGGACGATGCTCTGCCCCGTTTTCCACCGCACGAACCTGTATCGGCCGGTGCCCGCCAGCCGGTCCACGATGTCGTTGAACTCCTGGGGCGTCTTGAAGGCGTACACGTGCTTCGGCAGGATGGGCGCGAACGCCCCGCTCACCTCCAGGCTCTTGAAGTACGGCTTGTTCCAGACGAACCGCACGGTCCGGTCGTCGACCTTCTCGCACCGCGCGCAGTCAGCATAGTACGACCGCAGGTTCGAGCAATCGATCTCGGGGTTCTGGATGGTCTGGATGGTGAAGACGACGTCGTCGGCCGTGACGGACTGGCCGTCGGAGAACCTGGCTTTCGGGTCGAGATGGAACGTGATCGTCAAGCCGTCGGGCGAGACTTCCCATCGCTCGGCCAGAAGGCCTTTCCACTCGAGCGTATCGAGGTCGCGCTCGATCAGGCTCTCGAAGATGTAGTCGTGAATGATGGTGGCGTAGACGTCCTTGGAGCACAGCGGGTTCAGGGTTTGCGGCTCGGCGTTCAGGTTGCCCCGCAGGACGTTGCCGAGGGGCTGCTCCTTGGAGCATCCCGCCCCGATGGCCGCCAGCACGCCCAGCGCCACGGCCGGCCACAGCCCGAATCGCCTCGCTTGCCGCTGTGTCATCAGATCGCCCCCTGCGCCCCGGCTGCTCAGGCCTCGGGCCACTCGCCGGTGAACACTTCCTCGACCGGCCCCGTGAGCGTGACGGGGGCGGAGTCCTCGGGCCACTCCACCTCCAGGTCCCCCCCGGGCACGTGCACCAGGATGTGCCGGTCCGAGCGGCCCGTGAGGACCCCCGCGACACAGACGGCCGACGCCCCCGTGCCGCACGCCAGCGTCAGGCCGCTGCCGCGCTCCCACGTCCGCATCCGCACTTCCGGGCCAGTACGCCCGCCCGTACTGGGCGCCGGCGAGATGACCTCGACAACGTGAACGTTGACCCGCTCGGGGAACAGTTTGTGGTTCTCGATCTTCGGACCGAGTTGCTCCAGCGGCCACTCGGCGACACTGTCCACGTAGAAAACGGCGTGGGGGTTACCCAGGTTGACGCAGGTCATCCAGAGCGTCTGGCCGCCCACCGTCAGCGGCGCGTCGACGACCCGCTTGCCGTCCAGGAGGACCGGGATGAGTTCGGCCTCCAGGTGCGGTCGTCCCATGCCGACGCTGCCGCGCGCGATGCGGCCGCCGGCGTCGCGATGGAGTGCGACCTCGCGCAGGCCGGCCCCGGTCTCGACCCGCACGGTGCACGCGCTGTTGCCGGGCGCGCACGGGCTGACGCCCTTGACCAAGCCGCGCTCGACCGCGAACTTGGCAAGGCATCGGACGCCGTTGCCGCACATCTCGGCCTCGGAGCCGTCGGCGTTGAACATGCGCATGCGGACGTCGCCGTCCTTCCGGGGCGGAAGGACGAGAATGAGGCCGTCGGCCCCGACGCCGAAGTGCCGGTCCGACATCCTGGCGGCCAGCGACGCCGGGTCGGGGACCTGCTCCTCGAAACCGTTGACGTAGATGTAGTCGTTCCCGGCGCCGTGCAACTTGGCGAAACGCATGACAACTCCCCTTCCCGAAGGCGGCACTGCCATTATAAACGGGCAGGCCGGGGTATCCAGTGTTTTGCGGGGGCGATGCGCCCGAGCGCCATGCGGCGCGGATTTTGCCACCCGTGCTAACTGTAGGGGCACGGCATGCCGTGCCCCTACGAAGAATACACGGCAACCATTTAGCCCCCCCGTGAATACACGGCAACCATTTAGCCCCCCGTGAATACACGGGGGGCCGCGCGGCAGCAGGCCCTCGGCATGCCGCCCCCGGTGTATTCACCGGGGGCTAATGGCACGGCGCCGCGAGGCGGTGCAAGGCGCGAGGCAGTGGCGCGCGAGGCGGTGCAAGGTTGACTTGTCCGCAAACGGCCGCTAAAGTGGTTCCCGGCAATCGCGGCACGGGCACGGACCCCGGGAGACGGCGCGTGGACTTCAACATCATCGATATCCTTTTGCGCGCCCCCGTCATCTTTTTCTCACTGACGATCCATGAGTTCATGCACGCCTGGACGGCGTGGAAATGCGGCGACGATACGGCCCTGCGACAGGGCCGGGTAACTCTGAATCCCCTCGCTCACTTGGACCCGATCGGGACCGTCTTGCTGTTCTTCGGACCCATCGGTTGGGCCAAGCCCGTGCCGGTTCAGCCTTATAACTTCTACCGGCCGCGGCGCGACGACATTCTGGTCAGCGGTGCCGGCGTAGCCATGAATCTGGCGTTGGGCATTCTGCTGGCCGTGGTGGTGCGTGCTCTTGTCTGGCAGAATATGCTCCCGGAAAGCCGCTTGGCAGGGATTCTCTGGGGAATGATGGGGTGGGGCATTCTTCTTAACCTGGGACTTGCGATGTTCAATCTTCTTCCGCTGCATCCTCTGGACGGATCGCACGTGCTGAGCAACCTGCTCCCCGCGACGGCTTCGGCGAGATTCGAAGAAAGCCGAAACACAACCATGATCATCCTCGGTATTCTCCTTCTCCTGAACTGGCTTGTTTTTCCAGGCTTTCTGTATACGCCCGCGGTGCACCTCATGGTGCTTCTGGCGGGCGACACAGGAACGGGCCATCTTCTTGCAAACATGTGGCTGTACACAGGGAAATAGCGATGGCTGATACGCGCCAGCGTCGTCAACGCATTCTGAGCGGCATGCGCCCCACGGGGCGCCTGCACTTGGGGAACCTCGTCGGGGCCCTCTGGAACTGGCGGATGCTCCAGGACGACTACGACTGCTTCTTCATGATCGCCGACTACCACGCGCTGATGAGCGAGTACGAGGCGCCCGGGCCCATCGCCGCCAACACCCGCGAGGTGCTCATCGACTTCATCTCCTGCGGCCTGGACCCCCAGCGCAGCGTCATCTTCCGCCAGAGCGACGTGCCGGAGCACGCCGAACTGCACCTCATCCTCTCGGCCTACACGCCCATCTCCTGGCTCGAACGCAACCCGACCTACAAGGAACAGATGCAGCAACTGGTGTCCAGGGACATCCACAACTACGCCTTCCTGGGCTACCCAGTGCTCCAGACGGCGGACATCGCCCTCTACAAGGCCAACCTCGTGCCGGTGGGCGAGGACCAGTTGCCCCACCTGGAACTGGCCCGCGAGGTCGTCCGGCGGTTTAACAACCTCGTCGGGCGCGACGTCCTCGTGGAGCCCCAGGCCAAACTCACCGCCAGCCCGCGCCTGCTGGGCCTCGACCGCCGCAAGATGTCCAAGAGTTACGGCAACCAGATCGACGTGGCCGACCCGCCGGAGGCGATCCGCAAGAAGGTCATGTCGATGATCACCGACCCGCTGCGGATCCGCCTCGCCGACCCCGGCCACCCCGAGTCCTGCAACGTCTGCGAGTACTACAAGGTGTTCGACCCGGCGGCCTACGACGGCGTGGCCGACCAGTGCCGCAACTCCAAGT is a genomic window of Planctomycetota bacterium containing:
- a CDS encoding ABC transporter ATP-binding protein — translated: MTEADNILLRVSGLTTRFFTDEGVAYAVEEVSFDVPRGGTLALVGESGCGKTVTALSILRLIPDPPGRIVAGSVRLDSKELLTLSEEDMRAVRGNRIAMIFQEPMTSLNPVFTIGDQIAEAVVLHEKAGRAEAMRKAVAMLRKVGIPDPEQRVSEYPHQMSGGMRQRVMIAMALVCGPELLIADEPTTALDVTIQAQILDLLGDLRGASGMSMLMITHDLGIVAETADSVAVMYAGRIVEQADVRELFAAPLHPYTVGLFRSRPSLEMTGQPLAVIPGTVPSPLAVPPGCPFHPRCPLADDARCPNERPPLQSKKPGHRTACWHSDRLAEMRTRGEAIYRS
- a CDS encoding ABC transporter permease, which gives rise to MKAYVLKRLLLMIPTLLGITFLAYAIVRLAPGDPIAAMIRAQSGNIDPRVMHADAERIRERLGLKDYDYFGDGRIDRLDKVIGVFHGYARWFGHLVTGDFGESIKFRTSGGSRNPVLLFLERIPITLTLNIIAEILVFFIAIPVGLASARYQGRFFDRSSGALFLVLWSVPEALAGTLLLGVLARGGVGLGWFPVAWLHSPNADEMGWAAYMVDTLWHATLPVLCMVYGGLAYLAKLGRASLLENLRADYVRTARAKGLPEERVIYHHALRNSLLPMITALVLSIPGLIGGSVIVEYIFSIQGTGLLLVDAAKAYDLALIMAETLLYGVLTLVFLLVGDVLYAWADPRVRYE
- a CDS encoding peptide-binding protein, translated to MTQRQARRFGLWPAVALGVLAAIGAGCSKEQPLGNVLRGNLNAEPQTLNPLCSKDVYATIIHDYIFESLIERDLDTLEWKGLLAERWEVSPDGLTITFHLDPKARFSDGQSVTADDVVFTIQTIQNPEIDCSNLRSYYADCARCEKVDDRTVRFVWNKPYFKSLEVSGAFAPILPKHVYAFKTPQEFNDIVDRLAGTGRYRFVRWKTGQSIVLERNPNYWGGRPAIERIEYRFILEDQAAVQAFLAGELDDLPVIPEWWVKLGQRADAGKAFQMLRYAVPANGYMYIAWNNARPLFADPRVRRAMTCLIDRDGILQHIFSGIGRPVTGPFWNQAPQYDASIQPWPYDRPEAQRLLKEAGWEDRNGDGWLEDARGKRLQFELATTATNPVARDIVRLLEPEFRSAGIELVGRFTEWSVFVTKLDNRDYDAIMLGWTGTVEDDPYQIWHSSQIEGRGSNHVGFRNADADRLIEEARAELDPARRNALYHRFHRIVHEEQPYTFMRAGESLRVQSPRIQGVRIHKLGLDYREWWIQGFEPPGKERATP
- the dapF gene encoding diaminopimelate epimerase, with protein sequence MRFAKLHGAGNDYIYVNGFEEQVPDPASLAARMSDRHFGVGADGLILVLPPRKDGDVRMRMFNADGSEAEMCGNGVRCLAKFAVERGLVKGVSPCAPGNSACTVRVETGAGLREVALHRDAGGRIARGSVGMGRPHLEAELIPVLLDGKRVVDAPLTVGGQTLWMTCVNLGNPHAVFYVDSVAEWPLEQLGPKIENHKLFPERVNVHVVEVISPAPSTGGRTGPEVRMRTWERGSGLTLACGTGASAVCVAGVLTGRSDRHILVHVPGGDLEVEWPEDSAPVTLTGPVEEVFTGEWPEA
- the trpS gene encoding tryptophan--tRNA ligase, whose amino-acid sequence is MADTRQRRQRILSGMRPTGRLHLGNLVGALWNWRMLQDDYDCFFMIADYHALMSEYEAPGPIAANTREVLIDFISCGLDPQRSVIFRQSDVPEHAELHLILSAYTPISWLERNPTYKEQMQQLVSRDIHNYAFLGYPVLQTADIALYKANLVPVGEDQLPHLELAREVVRRFNNLVGRDVLVEPQAKLTASPRLLGLDRRKMSKSYGNQIDVADPPEAIRKKVMSMITDPLRIRLADPGHPESCNVCEYYKVFDPAAYDGVADQCRNSKWGCTDCKKHLAEVLTAFLAEPRAKRADLEAHPETLHAILEQGAAKAQAAARETLDEIKELTGLGKL
- a CDS encoding ATP-binding cassette domain-containing protein, which translates into the protein MTADANRKSSDRLLEVRDLKTHFPVRRGLLRRTVGHVRAVDGVSFAIRSARTLGLVGESGCGKTTTGRTILRLIPATSGSVTFEGRNVFDLAPEKLRRLRRHMQIIFQDPYGSLNPRMTVGAIVGESLTVHGIARGRERDQRVARLLERVGLDPALVNRYPHEFSGGQRQRIGIARALALEPKFIVCDEPVSALDVSIQAQILNLLGRLREELGLAYLFIAHDLAVVSHISDDVAVMYLGRIVEQSPSRALYKKPLHPYTKCLMSAIPKGHPDAPGERIVPRGEVPSAMNPPTGCTFHPRCPSAFDRCPVEVPALAPIADDPEHLVSCHLHH
- a CDS encoding ABC transporter permease, producing MPTTEAAPLARSRSYGAIVWRQLRKRPAAMVSLGVIVLLAFLAVIAPFLAGEVPIRWVEKGQVSWPIFRYLSNGEYAAMLGFALVLLAPLTVRLLRRGAHRAGTGGWRWVFLAHLAIWLAVAVSLVAWREPERRYGFYLERAGEAESAWFPLIATPRHPGYESVAHRDEAPSWRHPLGTDRLGQDIVLRILYGARTAMTIGFVAVGIGASIGIALGSVSGYFGRWVDLVLMRVAEVFMFIPQIVLIIIILAVTPSWVPPLWAVVFVIGVTGWTGYYRYMRAELLRIRSEDYITAARALGIPTWRLLLMHAVPNGMAPILVGATFGIAGAVFLEASLAFLGLVQTPSWGELLNDGRQHLEYWWGWASAGGAIFLTVFVYNLLGEAIRDAIDPRLKI
- a CDS encoding site-2 protease family protein; translation: MDFNIIDILLRAPVIFFSLTIHEFMHAWTAWKCGDDTALRQGRVTLNPLAHLDPIGTVLLFFGPIGWAKPVPVQPYNFYRPRRDDILVSGAGVAMNLALGILLAVVVRALVWQNMLPESRLAGILWGMMGWGILLNLGLAMFNLLPLHPLDGSHVLSNLLPATASARFEESRNTTMIILGILLLLNWLVFPGFLYTPAVHLMVLLAGDTGTGHLLANMWLYTGK